In a genomic window of Equus przewalskii isolate Varuska chromosome 4, EquPr2, whole genome shotgun sequence:
- the LOC103541784 gene encoding WD repeat-containing protein 91-like isoform X2 has protein sequence MKFCARRFISLGLTKNPTSPKISRNSENQILSLEETSIISTAKGKEPACGPKDRKSLFSGLATGESSWSQHRQQHLQDHGKERKELLSLTLQCAEKKPEASGPEGEPCPELHVEAAETLTRASTAGPDGGGVHPEQPFTVLGQEEYGEHHSSIMHCRVDCSGRRVASLDVDRVIKVWSFNPIMQTKASSISKSPLLSLEWATKRDRLLLLGSGMGTVRLYETEAKKSLCEITIHDDMPSRAQPQRHSSSFLCGGCSADQPHVCCRILSLACSPSGASFVCSAAAPSLTSQGDFLAPDIGSKGTNQVPGKLLLWDTKTMKQQLQFSLDPEPIAIHCTAFNHNGNLLVTGAADGVIRLFDMQQHECAMSWRAHCGELYSVEFSYDENTVYSIGEDGKVGEQGLDQELPSLWLRHLRFQSAPE, from the exons ACCGCTAAGGGGAAGGAGCCGGCGTGTGGGCCCAAGGACAGGAAGAGCCTCTTCAGCGGGCTGGCCACAGGGGAGTCCAGCTGGTCGCAGCACCGGCAGCAGCACCTGCAGGATCACggcaaggagaggaaggagctgctCTCTCTGACTCTGCAG TGTGCAGAGAAGAAGCCTGAAGCCAGTGGCCCAGAGGGAGAGCCCTGCCCAGAGCTCCACGTGGAGGCGGCGGAGACGCTGACACGGGCCTCCACAGCAGGCCCTGACGGCGGAGGGGTCCACCCCGAGCAGCCATTCACTGTGCTGGGCCAGGAGGAGTACGGAGAGCACCACTCCTCGATCATGCACTGCAG AGTGGACTGCTCGGGCAGGAGGGTCGCCAGCTTAGACGTAGACAGGGTCATCAAGGTGTGGTCCTTCAATCCCATCATGCAGACCAAAGCGTCCTCCATCTCCAAGTCGCCGCTGCTCTCTCTAGAGTGGGCCACCAAGCGGGACAGGCTG CTCTTGCTGGGCAGTGGCATGGGGACAGTGCGCCTTTATGAGACGGAAGCCAAGAAGAGTCTCTGTGAAATCACTATCCACGATGATATGCCCAG CAGGGCCCAGCCTCAGAGGCATAGCTCATCCTTCCTCTGTGGCGGGTGCAGTGCTGACCAGCCCCACGTGTGTTGCAGAATCCTGTCTCTCGCGTGCAGCCCCAGTGGGGCCTCTTTCGTCTGTTCGGCTGCGGCTCCGAGCCTCACTTCTCAGGGGGACTTCTTGGCCCCGGACATTGGCAGCAAGGGCACTAACCAGGTTCCTGGCAAGCTGTTGCTGTGGGACACGAAAACCATGAAGCAGCAG cTCCAGTTCTCCCTGGATCCAGAGCCCATTGCTATCCACTGCACAGCCTTCAATCACAATGGGAACTTGCTGGTCACAGGGGCGGCTGACGGCGTCATCCGGCTGTTTG ATATGCAGCAGCACGAGTGCGCGATGAGCTGGAGGGCCCACTGCGGGGAGCTCTACTCCGTGGAGTTCAGCTACGACGAGAACACCGTGTACAGCATCGGCGAGGACGGGAAGGTGGGTGAGCAGGGTCTGGATCAGGAACTTCCCTCCCTCTGGCTCAGGCATCTGAGATTCCAGAGCGCACCAGAATAG
- the LOC103541784 gene encoding WD repeat-containing protein 91-like isoform X3: MKFCARRFISLGLTKNPTSPKISRNSENQILSLEETSIISTAKGKEPACGPKDRKSLFSGLATGESSWSQHRQQHLQDHGKERKELLSLTLQCAEKKPEASGPEGEPCPELHVEAAETLTRASTAGPDGGGVHPEQPFTVLGQEEYGEHHSSIMHCRVDCSGRRVASLDVDRVIKVWSFNPIMQTKASSISKSPLLSLEWATKRDRLLLLGSGMGTVRLYETEAKKSLCEITIHDDMPRAQPQRHSSSFLCGGCSADQPHVCCRILSLACSPSGASFVCSAAAPSLTSQGDFLAPDIGSKGTNQVPGKLLLWDTKTMKQQLQFSLDPEPIAIHCTAFNHNGNLLVTGAADGVIRLFDMQQHECAMSWRAHCGELYSVEFSYDENTVYSIGEDGKVGEQGLDQELPSLWLRHLRFQSAPE; encoded by the exons ACCGCTAAGGGGAAGGAGCCGGCGTGTGGGCCCAAGGACAGGAAGAGCCTCTTCAGCGGGCTGGCCACAGGGGAGTCCAGCTGGTCGCAGCACCGGCAGCAGCACCTGCAGGATCACggcaaggagaggaaggagctgctCTCTCTGACTCTGCAG TGTGCAGAGAAGAAGCCTGAAGCCAGTGGCCCAGAGGGAGAGCCCTGCCCAGAGCTCCACGTGGAGGCGGCGGAGACGCTGACACGGGCCTCCACAGCAGGCCCTGACGGCGGAGGGGTCCACCCCGAGCAGCCATTCACTGTGCTGGGCCAGGAGGAGTACGGAGAGCACCACTCCTCGATCATGCACTGCAG AGTGGACTGCTCGGGCAGGAGGGTCGCCAGCTTAGACGTAGACAGGGTCATCAAGGTGTGGTCCTTCAATCCCATCATGCAGACCAAAGCGTCCTCCATCTCCAAGTCGCCGCTGCTCTCTCTAGAGTGGGCCACCAAGCGGGACAGGCTG CTCTTGCTGGGCAGTGGCATGGGGACAGTGCGCCTTTATGAGACGGAAGCCAAGAAGAGTCTCTGTGAAATCACTATCCACGATGATATGCCCAG GGCCCAGCCTCAGAGGCATAGCTCATCCTTCCTCTGTGGCGGGTGCAGTGCTGACCAGCCCCACGTGTGTTGCAGAATCCTGTCTCTCGCGTGCAGCCCCAGTGGGGCCTCTTTCGTCTGTTCGGCTGCGGCTCCGAGCCTCACTTCTCAGGGGGACTTCTTGGCCCCGGACATTGGCAGCAAGGGCACTAACCAGGTTCCTGGCAAGCTGTTGCTGTGGGACACGAAAACCATGAAGCAGCAG cTCCAGTTCTCCCTGGATCCAGAGCCCATTGCTATCCACTGCACAGCCTTCAATCACAATGGGAACTTGCTGGTCACAGGGGCGGCTGACGGCGTCATCCGGCTGTTTG ATATGCAGCAGCACGAGTGCGCGATGAGCTGGAGGGCCCACTGCGGGGAGCTCTACTCCGTGGAGTTCAGCTACGACGAGAACACCGTGTACAGCATCGGCGAGGACGGGAAGGTGGGTGAGCAGGGTCTGGATCAGGAACTTCCCTCCCTCTGGCTCAGGCATCTGAGATTCCAGAGCGCACCAGAATAG